A single window of Ovis canadensis isolate MfBH-ARS-UI-01 breed Bighorn chromosome 15, ARS-UI_OviCan_v2, whole genome shotgun sequence DNA harbors:
- the TMPRSS13 gene encoding transmembrane protease serine 13 — protein sequence MEGDSRRVSASGDLGPEPPSTGKNASLARTPPARASPGRAPPARASPSRSSSGRSSSTVSALTSSPTRVYLVRATPVGTVPVRASPAGPAAATRAARESPGITLPKFTWQEGQKRLPLIGCVLLLIALAVSLIILFYFWWGHTGVNYKEPRESCPSHAVRCDGVEDCKLKSDELGCVRFDWDKSLLKVYSGSSHQWLPICSDSWNDSYSKKTCQQLGFESAYWTTKVANRNVGSSFSVSEFNSTIQESTYTSDCPSQQYVALQCSHCGLRAMTGRIVGGALAPESKWPWQVSLQFSHTHICGGTLIDAQWILTAAHCFFITREKILEGWKVYVGTNDLHHLPESASVAQIIINSNYSDDQDDYDIALMRLSKPLTLSAHVHPACLPMHGQTFGLNEICWITGFGKTKETDERTSPFLREVQVNLIDFKKCNDYLVYDSYLTPRMMCAGDLRGGRDSCQGDSGGPLVCEQNGRWYLAGVTSWGTGCGQRNKPGVYTKVTEVLPWIYSKMEREVRFRKS from the exons AATGCCTCCCTGGCAAGGACGCCTCCAGCCCGGGCATCCCCGGGCCGAGCACCCCCAGCCCGGGCATCACCTTCCAGGTCATCGTCTGGCCGGTCCTCGTCTACCGTGTCAGCATTGACATCATCTCCAACCCGAGTGTACCTTGTGAGAGCCACACCAGTGGGGACTGTCCCTGTCCGTGCGTCTCCTGCCGGGCCTGCAGCAGCCACCAGGGCCGCCAGGGAGAGCCCAG GTATCACCTTGCCCAAGTTCACCTGGCAGGAGGGCCAGAAGCGGCTGCCGCTCATCGGATGTGTCCTCCTTCTCATCGCCCTCGCGGTGTCGCTCATCATCCTAT tttacttCTGGTGGGGCCACACAGGGGTCAATTACAAGGAGCCAAGAGAGAGCTGCCCCAGTCACGCTGTGCGCTGTGATGGAGTCGAGGACTGTAAGCTGAAGAGTGATGAGCTGGGCTGTG TGAGGTTTGACTGGGACAAGTCTCTGCTTAAAGTCTACTCTGGATCCTCCCATCAGTGGCTTCCCATCTGCAGTGACAGCTGGAATGACTCCTATTCGAAGAAGACCTGCCAGCAGCTGGGTTTCGAGAG TGCTTACTGGACAACCAAAGTGGCCAATAGGAATGTTGGCAGCAGTTTCTCAGTCTCCGAATTTAACTCCACCATCCAGGAGAGCACCTACAC GTCTGATTGCCCTTCCCAGCAGTATGTCGCTCTACAGTGTTCCC ACTGTGGACTGAGGGCCATGACCGGGCGGATCGTGGGAGGGGCACTGGCCCCAGAAAGCAAGTGGCCTTGGCAAGTTAGCCTGCAGTTCTCCCATACCCACATTTGTGGGGGCACGCTGATCGATGCCCAGTGGATTCTCACCGCTGCCCACTGCTTCTTTAT TACCCGGGAGAAGATCCTGGAGGGCTGGAAGGTGTACGTGGGCACCAACGACCTGCACCACCTGCCCGAGTCAGCCTCCGTCGCCCAGATCATCATCAACAGCAACTACTCAGATGACCAGGATGACTATGACATCGCCCTCATGCGGCTCTCCAAGCCCCTGACCCTGTCCG CTCATGTccaccctgcctgcctccccatgCACGGACAGACCTTCGGCCTCAATGagatctgctggatcacaggctTTGGCAAGACCAAGGAGACAGATG AGAGGACTTCCCCTTTTCTCCGGGAGGTGCAGGTCAACCTCATTGATTTCAAGAAGTGCAACGACTACTTGGTCTACGACAGCTACCTTACCCCAAGGATGATGTGCGCGGGGGACCTGCGAGGAGGCAGAGACTCCTGCCAG GGAGACAGCGGGGGGCCTCTGGTCTGCGAGCAGAACGGCCGCTGGTACCTGGCAGGAGTCACCAGCTGGGGCACGGGCTGCGGCCAGAGGAACAAACCCGGCGTGTACACCAAGGTGACCGAAGTGCTCCCCTGGATATACAGCAAGATGGAG AGGGAGGTGCGCTTCCGGAAATCATAA